The Miscanthus floridulus cultivar M001 unplaced genomic scaffold, ASM1932011v1 fs_248_1_2, whole genome shotgun sequence nucleotide sequence CACCAGTGTTTCTAGTGAAGATGCCCGATTGTAGACTGCAATTCCTGCACGCTTTCTGGTGCGAGTTTTGCTGCTAGCAATATTCCTCCCCCAACGGAGTATGTCCCTACAAAATGTGATTAAACATGTAACTCAAAGTACATCTTGAAGGCTCATTATTGAAtaggcttgaggccctggacAGTGTAGAAAAAGTAGAGAGATACAACATTTTCCCAAAAACAAATATGGTAACTCCAAACACCCATGCTAGTCTTGGTAAATGGCAAAATGCTAACATTCCGTATAACTCCAGGCATGCATGTTAAGGCTACAGAAGATCATTTCTCTATAGAAACTATATTGTTGATAGTGTAGATTAGCATTTATGCTTCACCTTTCTTCTTCAGTTAGAAAATCCTCTCCAAGAAGCTGGTTCAACAAAAGGTCCTGGAGCGAGGAAAAAGCACAGTTATAACAACAAGATTTCTGAACAACATATTATTACACAGGACTGGCTATATTTAGAAAGCTGAACTGGAAAACAACAAATGGAATGAATAGCTTTTGGAATTCTGGAAGTCCAACCATATAACCACAAGATTGTAAGTGAAACCACATACAGGAAAGAAGATACACCAATAGCACACGATACAAATGCTTAGCATTAGCAGATCATAGAATTTATTCTGACGTCATGTCATATAATTaagggaaaatggtgttcttgcccctgTCCAGCagtccaattgtgattttgcccttgttttttcaactttgtgattttgcccctgttatTTTAAAACGAACCCTCCGTTTGCCCCTGGTTTGGATGTCTGTTAGATGAACATGGAATAAATGAATTAAAAGAAATCAAAATCCCTGCAAACATAGGCAAAAAGACCATGTTGCCCCTCATCTTATCTTCATTTCCTGTAGATATTCCAGTGTTGGAAAATCCAAAAAGGGGGGCCGGCCGTCAGTAGTATGGCAAGTGGCTGCGCAGTGACTGCGACGCTGTTTTTACCTCCAGTGGGCAGTGGCACCAGGACTTGTGGGGTTGGTGTACGGCTGCCGATGAGGTCATGCATGAGCACGCTGTCAGCAACGGGCAGCGAGCAAGCAGGCAGCAGCGCGAGGGGGGCCGCCAAGCCAGGGGCACGGCACGCGTACCTGTGGCCGGAGAGCCGGAGAACCGTTGAAGGCAGATCGATTCCTTACCGGTATGTATGACGCACGAACGCCATTGCCAGCAGCACGCAGTACGTACGTGGTGCACTTGACAACAGTAGCGCCGGCCGGTAGTAGTACTCCTAGTAGCTACCGAGGCGCCGGCCAGGCGCGACGCAGAACGACAGAGCTAGAGTGGGCCACGGCCGGCCGCGTTCCCCCCGTACGGACCTGCACATGCCAGCCAGGCCACCAGCGCAGCGCAGCGGCGGCAGTCGGCACCGGCAGGCAACGACAAAGCCCGGCCTCGACCAGCTAGCGCGCCGTCGCGAGATCCCGAGCGCGCGACAGCGAGCGAGAGAGGGGGGGCCTCCTCCGAGGTGACGGATCGACCGACCGCGAGAGGTAGGCTTCCTGGACCATGCACGCATGGCGACGGGGCTGGCCCAGGCTTGCCGCATTATTATCGCAATGGCAGCAGCACGTCGTCGCTGCGGTTCAGGAGGTCCCCGCCGTTAATCATCCATCCATAGGCCTGCGCCTGCCCGTGCCCGTCGTGACTCATGCCCGCCCGCCCGGCTCCGCGACGTGCGGCGAGCCAGTGATAGAGACGCGCGGCCGGGCGCGCGCGGGCCGGGGGGCCCCCGAGCGAGTTTCTGCAGCGGCagtgcggcgcggcgcggcgcgtacGACGACGACAACCggtggacggacggacggacgcgctgccggccggccggccggcctggcCGCGCCTGCCCATCTTGCCCCGGAACCGGCCAAAAGCTAGGGGCCGCGTGTCGCGCGTCGCCACGCCGCCACGCCCACCCCGCCCTGTCGCGCTGTGGGCTGGACGGCTGGTGCAGGCTCCTGCTCTGCTGGAACGCTGGCTGCTGGGCGACGCTAGCGCTCGCTGATTGATCTGATCCGACGCGCCCCACGCCGTGGTGCCGCCTACCGGCTACTGTGCCTGGCTCTGCTGCGCTGCGCCCGATGAGCTCACCGCCCCGTGGGCTCGGTCGGCCGGTCGGCTAGCTGTGCTGCCCCGCCCGTCCTCCGGCCTCGCTTCATTCGCCagacaggggcaaaatcacaattagtCATAAAAAcaaggggcaaaatcgcatgggcattcatgtcttttgtacaaagtttaacaccgttaggggtggatgacggagcaggggtaaaccggtgcttcgtgaatggcacagtaggggtaaattcacaaagtcaaaaaaataggggcaaaatcacaatttcaatacaaaacaagggtacaaacgcaagagcccctaTAATTAATTACTAATATATGTGGAGTTTTAGCCAATAAAAAGGATAGGCAAACCCATACCTGTGACTCACACTTCACAACATCCATCACACATTTGTTGTACTCATTGATGCTCAGAGGTGGAAAGAAGAAGTGCCTCCGAGCATAAAGCTGTACACAGAAAGAGAAAGAATCAGATTTTCCTACAGAAAGCAAGCTTCAACTTGACAACTAGTACACTTCTATATCGGTGTTCACATGGCCTGATTCTCACTTCATATATGCAGTCTCCCAAGTAAGCCAGTGACGCCGCACTGTAGAGCGATCGGGGTTTCTTCACCTCTGGTGGAGGTGGCAACCACCATTTCTCAAAGCCCATATATGTGCTCTTCTTTACCACTCCTGTATCAACCATATTAATCAAAGATCAAACTTGAAGCTTATGGCGAGGAATAATTGCAAAACGCACACACAATCAACAGTTGAACACATTGGATTAGTTAGTTACCATCACTGCTTTTTTTTCTTAAGGTGGAGTGACAAATAAGATATAAAAGATCTTTCAGTTCTGCAGAGGTGCAAACTTGGGGGAGTTGTTGGAAATGCTATCAACCATTCAGCAGATTGATGCTAGAGACATGAGGTTTATTGGGGGACGGAACCAAACAGGGAAGTACCTACGTGTCACTATAATCTGATTGGTTCAAGTGTATGGTAAATACTCACTTGCAGGATATATGGAGTGCTGACTGTTTTAACAAACTCTGAGTTGGGGCAATGAAAACTCCGACCCTATTACTTTTAACTATAGACTGCCCAATTGCTAGGAGTTTGTGGATACAGGACTCTGCTGATTTAAGCTGGTGCTTCCAGCACTGCAGTTAGCCAGTTATGGGATTATGCCTCCTTTGTGTCAGGCCTGTATAACCATTTCTGCTATAACGGTGTCTATCTAAAAAAACACGACCAATTGTATTTTTAGAGTTTAAACAACCAATTGTATTCTCACTCATCAACGACACAATCTCCCTGACACGATTCATTTCAAACTCTCAGTACCTCAGTAGCCCTATGCAGCATTTACGATTGTGCTGATCGATTTGGTGCCCTCTCATTACTAGTTACTGGAGCAGCAGGCAACAGAGAGTGCAGAAGCTTCTGGCGGCCAGGCGAAGAACCGAGCGCATGGTGAGGACAGGAGACGGTACCTTGGCCCTCGCTGGAGCGCGCGAAGAGGTCGGCGTGGGTCGGAGGAGGCGGGCGGGCCGGGGTGGTGGTCACGGGCGGCGGCGGCTTGGCCTTGGCCTTGGAGGGCTTGGGCTTGGCCACGGTGGCGGCGCCCGGGTTCATGTCCCAGGCGGCGCAGACGCGGAGGGGTGCGCGGGCGCGGGGGTGGTGCGTCGCCATGGTCATGGTCGCCGCCGCGGTGGCCATTCGCTGCTCGCGCCGGCGTCGGAGGATACTGGACTGGAACTGGATAACATAACACACAGCCATACAAGATCTTTTCCCCACTTTTCTCCGTGGCACTCGACGGCCCCACCTGCCAGTAGCGAAACGCATCCTAATCCTAAGGAATACGTTTAATAACTGTGTTGGCGTAATTTCGGCAACACGTCTTCAGGACCTCGTCTCGACTCGAGAGCTTCGACGCGACTCTCCTCCGCTCGCCGCCATCGAGTTCACTCGCTTCAATTCGAATCACAAATTTCACCTCCTGCGCTTGGTCCTGGAATCTTCGGAACCGAGACCACCGCGCCAAGCACCGAACTACCCAACCTACCGGTCGCGGCTTCCATACCATCCCGCGCCTAAACCCTAGCCGTGCTCCTCGCCGCCGGCGACCGCCGCCATGAGCCGCTACGACGGCCGCGCTGCGGACGCGGGCTCCTACCGCGACCGCCGCAGGTAATTGGCAGCCCCACGCCCGGGCCCTAAACCCTAAGCCCTGGCCGTGGCCCGTGGCCGACGCGAGCTGACTGACTGTGCTTCCGCTTGTGTTCCATCCAGCGAGGGGGCGTTCGGGGGCGGGTCGAGGGCGTTCGCGGCGCCGAGCAAAGCGGATGCTTTCGCGGCGGCCTCGGAGCTGGATGGGCTGCCGCGCTTCGAGAAGAACTTCTACGTGGAGTCGCCTGCGGTAGCCGGCATGacggaggaagaggtggaggcgtaCCGCCGCCGCCGGGAGATTACCGTCGAGGGCCGCGACGTGCCCAAGCCGGTGCTTGAGTTCCGTGGATGTCGGCTTCCCAGGTATGATTATGAGGCTGATGTTGCCGTTCACAAGAAGTTAAACGTTCGGTGAATCAGGATGTGATGGAGTTCATCGAATGTTTGATTAGACTTCTTAGTTGTGACACTGAACTACATGAGTTAGATTAGTGTTGATGTAACCAATTTGAGTTCCTTGCGTCAGTCATAGACTATAAGCACCTATATTCAAGTATGCCCAAGCCACACCATGGCACATGCACATAAACAGAATGTTTGATTAGACTTCTTAGTTGTGACACTAAACTCAGAGTGCACAATCTTATCCTACTGCATGAGTTAGATTAGTGTTGATGTAGCTATTTTGAGTTCCTTGCAGCACTCATAGACTATAAACACCTATAATACTAATAGAGCATTATGTTCAAGTATGCCCAAGCCACACCATGGCACATGCACATAAACAGAGTTATATGGTTGCATTTCAAGTTGTGTTACCATCAGAACTTATATTTGGACTAAGCCATTGATCACTTTCGCGATTCCATTCAAATAAATTGTATACAATTTATAGGACTTGCAAGGAGCCAGATAGGCCACTGAATCCTTTGCCAACGACTTGTGGGCCTCTTGGCCTTTTGATTTCGTGACACCTGAGAAGGCGCTTTCCATTCTAATCTTATGTCTTGGAGGCAAATGCATTGATTCTTGACTTGGTGTATTCAAGTATGTCTTGGCCTACAAGTGTGTCCCTGTGGTTATTTTCATTATGAATGGTGCTATGCAAGCCATTGTAGAGTTCAATGGTTTTACTTGTAAGTGAAAGCAGAATGGGATCTGTTTTAGAGAAAAATATTGATAAGAAATCGATAATAACTGTGTTAGGGCATATTCTTGTGAACATACTGAGAGCTGAAGGATTCTTTGTTTCATTAGATCCTGGAGTTGAGAGCACACATTTCTCAAAGCAGCGAGTTAAGTTGAGGAAGCACCCGAATTGAATTCTGTAGAAATGGGGAACCTAGCTGGTCTTTAGAGCCTCCCAGGGCTAATTATCTTGTATGAATTGTCCTATCTATATTAGTTTCTGTACTTAAGATATTCTATGTGTGAATTGTCGATGATAGGATCCTTTAAATTTGGCAGTGCTCCTTTTGCATGTAGCAGGCATTGCACTTTTCTTCTGTGTGGGACCTTCATATGTACATATTTATAGCTTTGAATGCTGACCTTAGTGGTGTCATTTTCATTTTTCAGAATATGTGTTGCAAGAAATTACAAAAGCTGGTTTTGTGGAACCTACTCCTATCCAATCGCAAGGTTGGCCAATGGCACTGAGGGGTCGTGACCTTATTGGCATTGCAGAGACAGGATCAGGGAAAACTCTTGCTTACCTTTTACCTGCGGTTGTTCATGTGAATGCTCAGCCTATTCTTGGTGAGAATATGTTGCCCTGATGCTTTTCCTTCATGATCATCTTTTGGGAACTTCCTGCCCAAAATTATGAACACTTACAGCTTTGTTATTGTTGAAGCCCCTGGCGATGGTCCAATCGTCTTGGTGTTAGCTCCTACACGTGAACTTGCTGTTCAGATACAGCAAGAAGCAACCAAGTTTGGTGCATCATCAAAGATAAAAAGTACTTGCATATATGGTGGTGTGCCAAAAGGTCCACAAGTTCGTGATCTTCAAAAAGGTTTCTTCTTCGTCCCTCTGCGTGAAAGAAAATCTGTTGGTCCATAACAATCAAcaatatatataactatataagTCATAATTGTTCTGTTGTCTACTGTTTAGTTTCTTCTGTGTGTAATACTAATATCACAAAATTTCATTAGATGCATGGGCGAGGTATAACTGAGTTTTGGGGGATGGGAAAGTGAAGGAAAATGACAGCATTGCACTGATCATATTAATTGTGTTATTTCTTTTATGCCAGGTGTTGAAATTGTTATAGCCACACCAGGACGACTAATTGATATGATAGAATCACATCATACAAACTTGCGAAGGGTCACATATCTTGTTTTAGATGAAGCAGACCGGATGCTAGATATGGGATTTGAACCTCAGATTAAGAAAATTGTTTCTCAGGTACACTTTTTCTGCTACATGAAATGTTATTGCCTCTGTCCTGAAAAGGATGCAATTCTAGAATAGTGTTGTGTTAAAGTttgttaagtttgaccaaatttatataaaaaaatactagtATTTATCGTACTAAATAGATATCGTTAGATTCATCATAAaccatatttttatagtatacataTTTGAAGTCATAtatgttgatactattttctataaagttagtcagaCTTAGGGCAGTTTGATTTTGACCAgacctagaattgcattctttttaggACGGAGGTAGTGCATTTCATATTGGTTCCCACCCCTGTTGAATATACATGTAATTCAATGCCCTGATATATGTTTGTTGTATGTTTCAGTATCTTGCGTCTTTGTCAGTCTGGATGAATTTAGTGGTTTATGTTGAGATGTCAGTTACTTTCATTGATCTATGAAAAATAAATTTTGATTATTGATTTACATGATCCAAACCTTATCTGTTAGTTCAGATTCGTCCAGATCGTCAAACACTTTACTGGAGCGCTACATGGCCAAAGGAAGTTGAGCAGTTAGCAAGGAATTTCCTTTTTGACCCATACAAGGTACTTACTATAGCCCACCCAACATTTTGCAGTGCATCTTTCCATTTCTACTGCATGTCAACACTGCTGAATTAATATGGTGCAGGTCACTATTGGTTCTGAAGACTTGAAGGCTAATCATGCTATTGTTCAGCATGTAGAGATACTATCTGAGAGTCAGAAGTATAACAAGTAGGatttccgcaaaaaaaaaattccCCGTTTCATACACATCATTCAAACAATGTCTTAATGATACTTGTATCTGTACAAGGCTGGTTAATCTACTGGAGGATATAATGGATGGTAGCCGAATTTTAATATTTCTGGACACCAAGAAGGGATGCGATCAGATTACTAGACAGCTTCGAATGGACGGTTGGCCTGCTTTGTCTATCCATGGTGACAAGAGCCAAGCAGAACGGGATTGGGTCCTTTCTGAATTCAAGTCAGGGAAAAGTCCTATTATGACAGCCACTGATGTTGCTGCTCGAGGCTTAGGTATGCACAACTTTTAGATGTGATACACCTTATATTTCCTGAAGAAACTGATACATATTTCTTGCCCTTGGGAAACAGATGTCAAGGATGTGAAGTATGTCATTAACTATGACTTTCCAGGGTCGCTTGAGGATTATGTTCATCGTATTGGTCGAACTGGCAGAGCAGGTGCAAAAGGAACAGCTTACTCCTTTTTCACTGCAGCTAATGCCAGATTTGCCAAGGAACTTATTAGTATTCTGGAAGAAGCTGGACAAAAGGTCAGCTCTGAGTTAGCTGCTATGGGTCGTGGTGCACCTCCCCCTTCTTCAGGTAAGTTTGCTATTGGATGTCTGTTTTTAGTTTCCCCAAATGAAGGTCTGTTATTTCTGAAGTGGCATTGATTTCTGAATGAATTGgaatatttttcatttttttttttttgcaggttaCCGTGATAGATATAGGGGGTATGGGGGTGGCCGATCCTGGAGTTGACTTTCAAATGCTTAGTTGCTGCTAAGATTAATGCTTTACCTTTGTTTGTGGATGGATATGTTGTTTTGGGGCACTGAACATTTTGACTAGTATTCGGCAAAGATGGATTCATATACTCTTGGATATACTTGTCTTGATACTAGAAATGTGGCATGATATGATGCCTGCAATATCATTAGTTTATTTTTAGGTCTAGTTTTCAGATTGACAGCATCGCTCACAATTAGCTCATATCAGAGGTAAGAATTTGTAGTAAACATCAATTCATCCATGATTTAGTGACCAGTTTTACTCTTCCTTTTGGTTGCTAGAACAATGGTGATGAGTTTGACATACTGTGTAGTTTTGCAAAATGGAACATCTTTGTTCCACAGTCCCCCACccccattttttttctttctacatCTTGTTTGTCAGATCTCAGTTGGTACTGTTTTCCTTCTGGTTCAGTAGGTTTTTCACCTTGTTAGGATAGTACAGTAACTTCTAGGTTGTCTGGTATAGCAAGGAGGGTGTGTTATGGCCACATCTTCTATGAAGATATTCTGAACTTTTTTTGTCTCCATAAAATAGGTTGGGATGATCCATAAAATAATGTTGTGGCGATGATTCATGAACACGCTTCCTGCCCAGCATAGGATTCTTTTGATACGCATCTACTATTATACTATTACTGACCCGAGTTCTTCACAAGATATAAGAAATGCCCTTGTCAGCTCTCAGCTGGGACTGGTAACTTCAGAAGGACAGAAACTCTGTCTCATATCTACCTCTTTTGCTTAGTTATTATTTACTTCAATGCAGCATAATTCAATGTTCATCCCTGAAATTGCAGTCTGAAATTAATAGCTCTGTTATAGCATGTGGTAAGCAAGGATCTGGCAAAAGATGGGTTTGTGGTCATATCTGCTGCCCCGTATCTAATACATCTGTCAATTGCAGCTATCTGCCATGGTAGCCGAAAACTGAATTTTGTTTGTATGAAGGGAGTcgttcagtggttggttgcagtGTGGTCCAGTCCATGGCTTCTTGTTTTAGAAATTGCCTGCATGATTTGATTGTGTAAAATCTTATCATCAACATCTGTTGTTTACATTGTTCTTGCTATAGCTGGAAACCCTTTATTAAACCTGTTTCCATAACTGTTTGGCTACTTCAAAAGAGTTGTTTTTTTTAATAGATGGGATAGTGATCGGTTTATCTCTGAAGATATTGTTGTGAGATAACTACACTACATGTAGTCAGACCATAGCTGAGGCTGTTGCATGTTGTGTACTGTTGATTGTTTGTCTGCTGCCTCCCGTATATTCTACTGTGTTTGCGACCTGTTGGTACTACTGTATCTGCCCACGTCGCGCATTACTCATGCCGTGTTTGATGTCTGAGATCTCTCCATCTCCCTGGAGCCATGCTTTGGGCTGCTGCCGGAAATGAGAGCCTAGCGTTTTTCAAGGAAGGATTTTTCTTTCGTTGCGTGCAGCTTTGGTGCAGAGCAGTGCAAAGGGCGGGCACGCCCACATGTGGCTGGACCATGAGGCCACCCAAGCGTGCGGGCATGCACACTTGTAGGAGGAACTGCAGAGGTCCGGGCCAGGCAGACATCGGTCACATCGCGTACGTATTCGCGTTAGGGTAGTGTAGCATAGCTGCTGCTGCGACTGTTGGATCTTGGACCAGCATCATTGCCGTTTTGCCCTTGGTCAAAAGGGCGTAAGTAGTAGCACCAATCATCGTGGTGAGAGGAGATAGGAGAACGATGCAAGAAGGTTCCAATAGCATGAGAACACGCATATATGCACATGGGGCGTTGCATAGCATAGCATACAATGTTTGTTCTCCGAAACTAAAAAAGAATCAATTGGTAGGGGATGATCTGCATGGGTGTATGATAATGTTTGGTAAGAGGCATAACCATGAGAGCAGGTGATCTTGGGATGGTGGATTAGCATATATGGTTATGGCATGAGAGCGAGTGATCTTGGAATGGCGAACTAATTAGCCGCTGCTCGTAATGGCAGGCGACCTGAGTTAttggggtccctgcctgcctgctCATCTGTTCTTCAATGAAGGGCTGAAAGCGTCCCAAAAGGGATCAACTGCATTTACCCTTTTCCTCCGGTGGAGTGGAGGGAcagcattttttttcttcttctttttgcagCTTCAGCACGGTGCATGGAAGAGTTGAGAGCAGAAGCAGGATCACACAAAGGCAAAAGCTGGGCTGGATTGCCTCGTCACTCTCCAACCATCCATTTCTACGGCATCAATCCATATAATATACGTTCCAAAATAAATGTACGTCTCAGATAAATCATTCCTTTTaaatttacaacaacaacaacaacaacaaagcctttaagtcccaaacaaattggggtaggctagagttgaaacccaacagaagcaatcaaggttcaggcacatgaatagctgtcttccaagcacttctatctaaggctaagtctttgggtatattccatcctttcaagtctccttttattgcctctacccaagtcaacttcggtcttcctctgcctctctttacgttactatcctgacttaggattcc carries:
- the LOC136530986 gene encoding uncharacterized protein isoform X2, whose amino-acid sequence is MAVCYVIQFQSSILRRRREQRMATAAATMTMATHHPRARAPLRVCAAWDMNPGAATVAKPKPSKAKAKPPPPVTTTPARPPPPTHADLFARSSEGQGVVKKSTYMGFEKWWLPPPPEVKKPRSLYSAASLAYLGDCIYELYARRHFFFPPLSINEYNKCVMDVVKCESQDLLLNQLLGEDFLTEEERDILRWGRNIASSKTRTRKRAGIAVYNRASSLETLIGYLYLTNFKRLEQLMFQLGFTSGASSQHIADELRSSFQ
- the LOC136530986 gene encoding uncharacterized protein isoform X1, which gives rise to MATAAATMTMATHHPRARAPLRVCAAWDMNPGAATVAKPKPSKAKAKPPPPVTTTPARPPPPTHADLFARSSEGQGVVKKSTYMGFEKWWLPPPPEVKKPRSLYSAASLAYLGDCIYELYARRHFFFPPLSINEYNKCVMDVVKCESQDLLLNQLLGEDFLTEEERDILRWGRNIASSKTRTRKRAGIAVYNRASSLETLIGYLYLTNFKRLEQLMFQLGFTSGASSQHIADELRSSFQKTTPASATPPQPATK
- the LOC136530985 gene encoding LOW QUALITY PROTEIN: DEAD-box ATP-dependent RNA helicase 20-like (The sequence of the model RefSeq protein was modified relative to this genomic sequence to represent the inferred CDS: deleted 1 base in 1 codon), producing MSRYDGRAADAGSYRDRRSEGAFGGGSRAFAAPSKADAFAAASELDGLPRFEKNFYVESPAVAGMTEEEVEAYRRRREITVEGRDVPKPVLEFRDVGFPEYVLQEITKAGFVEPTPIQSQGWPMALRGRDLIGIAETGSGKTLAYLLPAVVHVNAQPILAPGDGPIVLVLAPTRELAVQIQQEATKFGASSKIKSTCIYGGVPKGPQVRDLQKGVEIVIATPGRLIDMIESHHTNLRRVTYLVLDEADRMLDMGFEPQIKKIVSQIRPDRQTLYWSATWPKEVEQLARNFLFDPYKVTIGSEDLKANHAIVQHVEILSESQKYNKLVNLLEDIMDGSRILIFLDTKKGCDQITRQLRMDGWPALSIHGDKSQAERDWVLSEFKSGKSPIMTATDVAARGLDVKDVKYVINYDFPGSLEDYVHRIGRTGRAGAKGTAYSFFTAANARFAKELISILEEAGQKVSSELAAMGRGAPPPSSGYRDRYRGYGGGRSWS